A single window of Chloracidobacterium sp. DNA harbors:
- a CDS encoding YggT family protein, which produces MNLFLSTQVYPIVRIVVWSLFGIYLGILLLRLVFNYADPNPFGKIGRFGFKVRRATEKWVYPMARFLAMYRIDTRLAPLLSIFIGLIFTYFAMQIIGNTFYVIDGLTAGVANGNPKVFIGFVLYGLLSILVLFIFIRFISSWFVFNSKTFFGFVKRVTDPIMIPVQRLIPPIGMFDISAMIVLLVIGFLQSIVLRVFVAN; this is translated from the coding sequence ATGAATTTGTTTCTATCTACACAGGTCTATCCGATCGTCAGAATCGTGGTCTGGAGTCTTTTCGGTATTTATCTTGGGATACTGCTCTTAAGGTTGGTCTTTAATTACGCTGACCCCAACCCTTTCGGCAAGATCGGTCGTTTCGGATTTAAGGTTCGCCGCGCAACCGAAAAGTGGGTGTATCCGATGGCTAGATTTTTGGCGATGTATCGCATAGACACTCGACTGGCACCGTTGCTGTCGATCTTTATCGGTTTGATATTTACCTATTTTGCGATGCAGATCATCGGAAATACGTTTTACGTGATCGATGGCCTCACAGCAGGAGTCGCTAATGGTAATCCTAAGGTTTTTATAGGTTTCGTACTCTATGGCCTGCTCAGTATTCTCGTGCTTTTTATCTTTATACGGTTTATTTCATCGTGGTTCGTATTCAATTCCAAGACCTTTTTCGGATTTGTAAAACGAGTTACTGACCCGATAATGATTCCCGTCCAGCGTTTGATACCGCCGATCGGAATGTTTGATATCTCAGCGATGATCGTGCTACTGGTGATCGGATTTCTACAGTCAATAGTCCTTCGGGTTTTTGTCGCTAATTAG
- a CDS encoding YggS family pyridoxal phosphate-dependent enzyme — translation MRHNLAAILARIAASARRVGRDPADIKLVAVSKTHPASALLEAIDAGTTVFGENKVQEAEGKIAEIGRNAAEWHLIGHLQSNKARKAVQLFDVIHSVDSVELAERLERICIEEGREQLCVYVHVDLAGEATKSGIGESEMPKLVSFLKGCVRLKFCGLMILPPFFEDAEATRPYFQRLRAMCDKLATENAFSDQRADLSMGMSNDFEVAIEEGATVVRVGTAIFGEREYPR, via the coding sequence ATTAGACACAACCTTGCCGCAATACTCGCCCGCATCGCTGCATCGGCACGCCGTGTCGGTCGCGATCCGGCGGACATAAAATTGGTGGCGGTCAGTAAGACGCATCCCGCAAGCGCGTTGCTGGAAGCGATCGATGCCGGTACGACCGTGTTTGGCGAAAACAAGGTGCAAGAAGCCGAAGGCAAAATCGCTGAGATCGGGCGCAACGCCGCCGAATGGCATCTGATCGGGCACTTGCAGTCAAACAAGGCCCGTAAGGCGGTGCAGTTATTTGATGTCATACACTCTGTCGATTCGGTCGAACTGGCTGAGCGACTTGAGCGTATATGCATTGAAGAGGGGCGTGAGCAGCTTTGCGTGTACGTTCACGTTGACCTTGCGGGAGAGGCGACAAAATCCGGCATTGGCGAGAGTGAAATGCCTAAGCTTGTCAGCTTTCTTAAGGGATGCGTCCGATTAAAGTTTTGTGGATTGATGATCCTGCCGCCGTTTTTTGAAGATGCTGAGGCAACGCGGCCATATTTTCAGAGATTGAGAGCGATGTGCGACAAACTTGCGACGGAAAATGCCTTTTCGGATCAACGTGCTGATCTGTCGATGGGGATGAGTAATGATTTTGAGGTCGCGATCGAAGAGGGAGCGACCGTTGTTCGTGTCGGTACCGCCATTTTTGGCGAACGTGAATATCCGCGGTAA